From Segatella copri, the proteins below share one genomic window:
- a CDS encoding carbohydrate kinase family protein, with product METKNLNTKYCVGLGEILFDVLPSGSQLGGAPANFAYHAGQHGLHSVAVSAVGKDALGDTALRLLDEKKLKYVMPEVDFPTGTVQVQLDKEGVPTYDIKQGVAWDNIPFTDDIKEIAANAGAVCWGSLAQRSEVSRKTIYTFLDHTPEDCLKIFDINLRQNFYTPEVITESLKRCNVLKINDEELITIGRLFGYPGLDIENKCWLILGKYNLDMLVLTCGVNGSYVFAPGVKSFQETPKVEVADTVGAGDSFTGTFCASILKGKSIQEAHELAVKVSAYVCTQNGAMPQIPEEYTR from the coding sequence ATGGAAACAAAGAATTTGAATACAAAATATTGTGTAGGTTTGGGCGAAATCCTCTTTGATGTTCTCCCTAGTGGTTCTCAACTCGGCGGTGCTCCTGCCAACTTCGCTTACCACGCAGGTCAGCATGGTTTGCATTCTGTAGCCGTGAGTGCTGTGGGCAAGGATGCCTTGGGTGATACAGCTCTCCGCCTGCTCGACGAGAAGAAACTCAAGTATGTGATGCCAGAGGTAGATTTCCCTACTGGTACCGTTCAGGTGCAGCTCGACAAGGAGGGCGTTCCTACTTACGATATCAAGCAGGGTGTGGCTTGGGATAATATCCCATTCACCGATGATATCAAGGAAATTGCTGCCAATGCTGGAGCCGTATGCTGGGGTTCTCTGGCTCAGCGCAGTGAGGTTAGCCGTAAGACCATCTATACGTTCCTCGACCATACTCCAGAGGATTGTCTGAAGATTTTCGACATCAATCTCCGTCAGAACTTCTATACTCCAGAGGTGATTACCGAGAGCTTGAAGCGCTGCAATGTGTTGAAGATTAACGATGAGGAGTTGATTACCATCGGACGTCTCTTCGGTTATCCAGGTTTGGATATCGAGAACAAGTGCTGGCTGATTCTCGGCAAGTATAATCTCGATATGCTCGTGCTGACCTGCGGTGTAAACGGCAGCTATGTCTTTGCTCCGGGTGTGAAGTCATTCCAGGAGACTCCAAAGGTTGAGGTGGCTGATACCGTAGGTGCAGGCGACAGCTTTACCGGTACATTCTGTGCCAGCATCCTGAAGGGCAAGAGCATTCAGGAGGCTCACGAACTTGCCGTTAAGGTGAGTGCCTACGTTTGTACCCAGAATGGAGCGATGCCTCAGATTCCTGAGGAATACACCCGTTAA
- a CDS encoding branched-chain amino acid aminotransferase, producing MKDLDWSNLSFGYRQTDYNVRCYYRDGKWGEIEVCSDEYLKLHMAATCLHYGQEAFEGLKAYRCPDGKVRVFRMDENAARLQSTCRGIMMPEVPTEMFEEMVKKVVRLNQEWIPTYESGATLYIRPLLIGTSAQVGVHPSKEYCFLIFVTPVGPYFKGGFSTNPYVIIRDFDRSAPLGTGIYKVGGNYAASLRANNIAHEKGYACEFYLDAKEKKYMDECGAANFFGIKNNTYVTPKSTSILPSITNKSLMQLAEDLGMKVERRQIPEEELDTFEEAGACGTAAVISPISYIDDLDTGKRYNFGEKPGPISKHLYDTLRGIQYGTIEDKHGWTTVVIE from the coding sequence ATGAAAGACTTAGATTGGTCTAATTTGTCATTTGGCTATCGCCAGACTGACTACAATGTTCGCTGTTACTATCGCGACGGCAAATGGGGCGAAATAGAAGTTTGCTCTGATGAGTATTTGAAATTGCACATGGCTGCAACCTGCCTGCACTATGGTCAGGAGGCATTCGAGGGCCTGAAGGCTTACCGTTGCCCAGACGGCAAGGTGCGCGTGTTCCGTATGGACGAGAACGCTGCCCGCTTGCAGAGCACATGTCGTGGTATCATGATGCCAGAGGTGCCTACAGAAATGTTCGAGGAAATGGTGAAGAAGGTGGTTCGCCTCAACCAGGAGTGGATTCCTACCTACGAGAGTGGTGCTACGCTCTATATCCGTCCGCTGCTCATCGGTACAAGTGCTCAGGTGGGTGTTCATCCTTCTAAGGAGTATTGCTTCCTTATCTTCGTAACTCCAGTGGGTCCATACTTCAAGGGTGGATTCTCTACCAACCCATACGTCATCATCCGTGATTTCGACCGTTCTGCTCCTCTCGGAACAGGTATCTATAAGGTAGGTGGTAACTACGCTGCTTCCCTCAGAGCCAACAATATCGCTCACGAGAAGGGTTATGCATGCGAGTTCTATCTCGACGCCAAGGAGAAGAAATACATGGATGAGTGTGGTGCTGCCAACTTCTTCGGAATCAAGAATAATACATACGTTACTCCTAAGAGTACATCTATCCTCCCATCTATCACCAACAAGAGCTTGATGCAGTTGGCTGAGGACCTCGGTATGAAGGTGGAGCGCCGTCAGATTCCTGAGGAGGAGCTGGATACTTTCGAGGAGGCTGGTGCATGCGGTACTGCTGCCGTAATCAGTCCTATCAGCTACATTGATGACTTGGATACAGGCAAGCGCTACAACTTCGGTGAGAAGCCAGGTCCTATCTCTAAGCACCTGTATGATACGCTCCGCGGAATCCAGTATGGTACTATTGAGGACAAGCACGGTTGGACAACTGTAGTTATTGAGTAA
- a CDS encoding glycosyl hydrolase 115 family protein has translation MKYKKIILGVALALACFSSLNANALTETKVKKTETQTAAPNVYWTDGYGRVSYTTNSIISPVVKIALKEFAGDMKAVTGFDAKEKSGAPIQIYQLDQLTNKEFSAVEKLGAPLHLIITAKDAFYIGTRKGKLIVIGSNARGTAYAIMKLSELAGVSPLAAWNDLQPAQRKSLYTPVDQQWIEVPRIEFRGLALNNSQWMKPQNYSRIARLMLRLRANTLWQVDGRHEAAYNKAVVDSFDICVAENYKVTEFVGKKHKKKHRKTIENVKLVCSDAQMEMSYLSPGLLLEMLNSKDYLESKNAQHGKSHRSAAHNDEDCAWIANITNPKQSTFQLAMMMNLAWNKNALKAGCKTYIQNTLNAFFGAITGKKIMPLMEEYYRLTSIRHSAYMAMPYGDTEFHSGEFGNELERFLYRYDLLKAKTESIERMLPQNQKDGFFEVVKYPIFLAAFVAEKELEAQEARHIARPGLFNKDDEAKAAAAVSIDAYNKLKQLNAYYSRIRNGKWKNFILTNGTEMQAPQIPGTLPAADIKRLKADAFDRSNDLKPLSVVTGDIIAKNAYEWSKATESPLAQAAVKGAEKITVRPLLGHSSKAVKLPKGASLSYDFYCDKSGDARFTIAVIPCFLNAVKDMRVSVSIDRGEPVICQLKEVYNSKDWKFDLWRGQTLKSFYVTLPDGSHNVTIKALDDNVMIDQWVLDYDVDREYYVFPVAK, from the coding sequence ATGAAATATAAAAAGATTATATTAGGCGTAGCCTTGGCTCTGGCCTGCTTCTCTAGCCTGAATGCCAACGCGCTGACCGAAACCAAAGTGAAGAAGACGGAAACTCAGACCGCAGCACCCAACGTTTACTGGACCGACGGCTACGGAAGAGTATCTTATACCACCAACTCTATCATTTCGCCTGTAGTGAAGATTGCCCTCAAGGAGTTTGCGGGCGATATGAAAGCCGTAACCGGATTCGATGCGAAAGAAAAATCAGGTGCTCCGATACAGATTTACCAGCTCGACCAGCTCACCAACAAGGAGTTTTCGGCAGTAGAAAAACTCGGTGCGCCGCTGCATCTTATTATCACCGCAAAGGATGCTTTCTACATCGGTACGAGGAAAGGGAAACTCATCGTTATCGGAAGCAACGCCCGTGGAACGGCTTACGCCATCATGAAACTCTCTGAGCTGGCTGGCGTTTCGCCTCTGGCGGCATGGAACGACCTGCAGCCTGCTCAGCGCAAGAGCCTCTATACACCCGTAGACCAGCAGTGGATAGAGGTTCCGAGAATAGAATTCAGAGGACTTGCCCTGAACAACAGCCAGTGGATGAAACCGCAGAACTACAGCCGCATCGCCCGTCTGATGCTGCGCCTGAGAGCCAATACGCTGTGGCAGGTAGACGGCAGGCACGAGGCTGCTTACAACAAGGCTGTGGTAGACAGTTTCGACATCTGCGTGGCGGAAAACTACAAGGTGACGGAGTTCGTGGGCAAGAAGCACAAGAAGAAACACCGCAAAACCATCGAGAATGTGAAGCTGGTATGCTCGGATGCACAGATGGAGATGAGCTATCTCTCGCCGGGTCTGCTGCTCGAAATGCTCAACAGCAAGGATTATCTGGAGAGCAAGAATGCCCAGCACGGCAAATCGCACCGCTCTGCCGCTCACAACGACGAAGACTGTGCCTGGATAGCCAACATTACCAATCCGAAGCAGTCAACCTTCCAGCTAGCTATGATGATGAACCTGGCGTGGAATAAAAATGCCCTGAAAGCAGGTTGCAAAACGTATATCCAGAACACTCTCAACGCATTCTTTGGCGCCATTACGGGCAAGAAAATCATGCCTCTGATGGAAGAATATTACCGCCTTACCAGCATCCGCCATTCCGCTTATATGGCGATGCCTTACGGCGATACTGAGTTTCATTCAGGCGAATTCGGCAACGAACTGGAGCGTTTCCTCTACCGCTACGACCTGTTGAAGGCGAAGACTGAATCCATCGAACGCATGCTGCCTCAGAACCAGAAAGACGGTTTCTTCGAGGTAGTGAAATATCCGATATTCCTAGCTGCCTTCGTAGCCGAAAAGGAGCTGGAGGCACAGGAAGCAAGACACATCGCCCGTCCGGGGCTGTTTAATAAAGACGATGAGGCAAAGGCTGCAGCAGCTGTGAGCATCGATGCTTACAACAAACTGAAGCAGCTCAATGCCTACTACAGTCGCATCAGAAACGGCAAATGGAAGAATTTCATCCTTACCAACGGTACAGAGATGCAGGCTCCGCAGATTCCGGGCACACTGCCTGCTGCCGACATCAAGCGGTTGAAAGCAGATGCCTTCGACCGCAGCAACGATCTCAAGCCGCTCTCTGTAGTTACCGGCGACATCATTGCCAAGAATGCCTACGAATGGAGCAAGGCTACCGAATCGCCGCTTGCCCAGGCTGCCGTAAAAGGAGCCGAGAAGATTACCGTCCGTCCGCTGTTAGGTCACAGCAGCAAGGCTGTGAAATTGCCGAAGGGAGCCAGTCTGAGCTATGATTTCTACTGCGACAAGAGCGGTGATGCGCGTTTCACCATCGCCGTTATTCCTTGCTTCCTTAACGCTGTAAAGGATATGAGGGTGAGTGTGAGTATAGACCGTGGCGAACCGGTAATCTGCCAGCTGAAGGAGGTTTACAACTCTAAGGACTGGAAGTTTGACCTGTGGCGCGGACAGACGCTGAAGAGCTTCTACGTTACGCTGCCTGACGGCAGCCACAACGTAACCATCAAGGCTTTAGACGATAATGTGATGATTGACCAGTGGGTTCTGGATTACGATGTAGACAGAGAATATTACGTATTCCCAGTAGCAAAATAA
- a CDS encoding P-loop NTPase yields MTLYPKLIEEALATVIYPGTKKNLIESEMLADTPSINGMKVKVVLLFPRDTDPFLKSTVKAAEAAIHYHISKDVEVEIVTEFKSAPRPEVGKMLPQVKNVIAVSSGKGGVGKSTVSANLAIALAKLGYKVGLLDTDIFGPSMPKMFGVEEERPYSVHKDGRDLIEPVEKYGVKLLSIGFFVSPTTATLWRGGMACSALKQLIADADWGELDYFILDTPPGTSDIHLTLLQTLSITGAVIVSTPQQVALADARKGIDMYQNDKVNVPILGLIENMAYFTPAELPVNKYYIFGKEGCKNLAKEMNVPLLAQIPIVQSICEGGDDGAPAATKVDSITGQAFLSLAQSVVTVVNRRNAEKAPTKIVSTHK; encoded by the coding sequence ATGACATTATATCCAAAATTGATTGAAGAGGCGCTTGCTACGGTGATTTATCCAGGCACCAAGAAGAACCTCATAGAGAGCGAGATGCTGGCAGATACGCCTAGCATCAATGGTATGAAGGTGAAGGTGGTTCTTCTCTTTCCTCGTGATACGGATCCTTTCCTCAAGAGTACGGTGAAGGCGGCCGAGGCTGCCATCCATTATCATATTTCGAAAGATGTAGAGGTGGAAATCGTTACTGAGTTCAAGTCGGCTCCTCGTCCTGAGGTAGGAAAGATGCTGCCACAGGTGAAGAACGTCATCGCTGTAAGTTCTGGTAAGGGTGGAGTAGGCAAGAGCACCGTTTCTGCCAATCTCGCCATTGCCCTGGCTAAGTTGGGCTATAAAGTAGGCTTGCTCGATACGGATATCTTCGGTCCTTCCATGCCTAAGATGTTCGGTGTGGAGGAGGAGCGTCCTTATTCTGTTCACAAGGACGGCAGAGACCTCATCGAACCTGTCGAGAAATATGGCGTGAAGCTCCTGAGTATCGGTTTCTTCGTAAGTCCTACTACGGCTACTCTGTGGCGCGGCGGAATGGCTTGTTCTGCCCTGAAGCAGCTGATTGCTGATGCTGACTGGGGTGAGTTGGATTACTTTATCCTCGATACGCCTCCTGGCACAAGCGATATTCATCTTACGCTGCTCCAGACGCTTTCCATTACGGGTGCAGTTATCGTAAGTACGCCTCAGCAGGTGGCGCTTGCCGATGCGAGAAAGGGTATTGACATGTATCAGAATGATAAGGTGAATGTGCCTATCCTCGGACTTATCGAGAACATGGCTTACTTTACGCCTGCCGAGCTGCCTGTGAACAAGTATTATATCTTTGGTAAGGAGGGTTGCAAGAATCTCGCTAAGGAAATGAATGTGCCTCTGCTCGCCCAGATTCCTATCGTTCAGAGCATCTGCGAGGGTGGTGATGATGGTGCGCCTGCTGCTACCAAGGTTGATTCCATTACCGGTCAGGCTTTCCTCAGCCTTGCCCAAAGCGTAGTAACGGTGGTGAACCGCAGAAATGCCGAGAAGGCTCCAACCAAGATTGTTAGTACTCATAAGTAA
- a CDS encoding ABC transporter permease, which yields MKKSSLLYKIINGIWDMCYIWKTEMRNVFRDEGVLIFCILVPLGYPLLYSWIYNNEVVREVDTAIVDLSHSHSSREFIRDYDASPDAKATYYCNSLDEAKELVRRQAVHGILYFPADFDTKLNRGEQAHVGVYCDMSLMLTYKAIYQTSQAVASHINSGIQITQAGGFTDRDDEITTEPLAFDEVPIFNTTGGYGNAILPAVLVLILQQTMLLGIGMAAGTSRELNRNRELIPVSEHYGGIFRIVFGKALVYFMVYAVMGMYLTLVVPKLFSFVSMVTWTTILVFLLPYILSCVFFGLMLSCLVRYRENVMLLVVFTSVPLLFMTGVSWPLSNIPGFWQGFSWVFPSTFGIRGFLRISSMGASLSDILPEFRALWIQTGVYFLATCLVFRQQLRSARLKANLTAEVAEEEDEAEEIVDS from the coding sequence ATGAAGAAAAGTAGTTTATTATATAAGATTATCAATGGCATCTGGGATATGTGCTACATCTGGAAGACGGAAATGCGCAATGTTTTCCGCGATGAGGGTGTGCTCATCTTCTGCATTCTGGTGCCGCTGGGTTATCCGCTGCTCTACTCTTGGATCTACAACAACGAGGTGGTGAGAGAAGTGGATACGGCGATTGTGGACCTGAGCCACAGTCACAGTTCTCGCGAGTTTATCCGCGATTATGATGCTTCACCAGATGCCAAGGCTACCTATTACTGCAACAGTCTGGACGAGGCGAAGGAACTGGTGCGCAGACAGGCGGTTCACGGAATCCTTTACTTCCCTGCCGACTTCGATACGAAGCTGAACCGGGGCGAACAGGCGCATGTGGGAGTTTACTGCGATATGAGTCTGATGCTGACCTATAAGGCGATTTATCAGACCTCGCAAGCCGTAGCCAGCCACATCAACTCGGGCATCCAGATAACACAGGCTGGAGGATTTACGGATAGAGACGACGAGATCACCACCGAGCCGCTCGCCTTTGATGAGGTTCCGATATTCAACACGACAGGAGGTTACGGAAATGCCATTCTGCCGGCTGTGCTGGTTCTTATCCTGCAGCAGACGATGCTGCTGGGCATAGGAATGGCAGCGGGAACATCAAGAGAACTCAACAGAAACCGCGAACTCATACCGGTAAGCGAGCATTATGGCGGTATTTTCCGCATTGTTTTCGGCAAGGCATTGGTTTATTTCATGGTTTATGCCGTGATGGGAATGTATCTTACGCTGGTAGTTCCTAAGCTGTTCAGTTTTGTAAGTATGGTAACGTGGACCACCATTCTTGTTTTTCTCCTTCCTTACATTCTTTCGTGCGTTTTCTTCGGTCTGATGCTGTCGTGTCTGGTAAGATATCGTGAAAATGTGATGCTTCTGGTGGTATTTACCTCCGTTCCGTTGCTTTTTATGACGGGAGTTTCATGGCCCCTGAGCAATATTCCGGGCTTTTGGCAAGGATTTTCGTGGGTTTTCCCATCCACTTTCGGCATCCGCGGGTTCCTCAGAATCAGCAGTATGGGTGCTTCGCTTTCAGATATTCTGCCGGAATTCAGAGCACTCTGGATACAAACGGGCGTCTATTTCCTGGCTACCTGCCTGGTTTTCAGGCAGCAACTGAGATCGGCAAGACTCAAGGCAAACCTTACTGCCGAAGTAGCAGAAGAAGAGGATGAGGCGGAAGAAATAGTTGATAGTTAA
- a CDS encoding ABC transporter permease encodes MFKKLYHIAHRECGIMWKNPIYLFCMVIFPIVVVIFFTTLMKGGVPTDMPVGIVDQDNSATSRQLVHKLDAFQTTKVVAHYENMAEARHAIQKNEIYAFLLIPDGTEAGLMAQKQPKISFYYSSVSLAAGSLLFRDLKTISTLGGAAAGMAKLSALGKTNDEIMTFLQPIAVDLHMIGNPYANYNYYLSSVMVPGLIMLFIFLITPYSIGTELKFNRARDWMRMAGNNPYLAIAGKMLPQTLIFLSIFLLFEFYIYYVLQFPHPGGALPIILLGVLSVLSCQCFGIFVFGLMPSLRMSMSICSLWGVVSFSICGATYPLFSMDSPIQAIGQLFPMRHYYMIYQINIFNGFPMGDAVLHWGAMVLFCALPMLTIWNIKKAMLVYKYLP; translated from the coding sequence ATGTTTAAGAAATTATATCATATAGCCCACAGAGAATGCGGCATCATGTGGAAGAATCCCATTTATCTCTTCTGCATGGTCATCTTCCCCATCGTGGTGGTGATTTTCTTCACCACGCTGATGAAGGGAGGAGTGCCTACCGACATGCCTGTGGGCATAGTAGATCAGGACAACTCCGCCACATCGCGCCAGCTGGTGCATAAGCTCGATGCCTTCCAGACTACCAAGGTAGTGGCTCATTACGAGAACATGGCAGAGGCAAGACATGCTATCCAGAAGAACGAAATCTACGCCTTCCTGCTGATTCCTGACGGAACGGAGGCAGGCCTGATGGCCCAGAAGCAGCCTAAGATTTCATTCTATTACAGCAGCGTATCGCTGGCAGCCGGCTCCCTGCTCTTCCGCGATCTGAAAACCATCTCTACCCTGGGAGGTGCGGCGGCAGGAATGGCGAAACTTTCGGCGCTGGGAAAGACAAATGATGAAATCATGACCTTCCTGCAGCCTATCGCCGTAGACCTGCACATGATAGGTAACCCATACGCCAACTACAACTATTATCTTTCGAGCGTAATGGTGCCGGGACTCATCATGCTGTTCATCTTCCTGATTACACCTTATTCTATAGGTACGGAACTGAAGTTCAACCGGGCAAGAGACTGGATGCGGATGGCAGGCAACAATCCTTATCTCGCCATTGCGGGTAAGATGCTGCCACAGACACTCATCTTCCTGAGTATCTTCCTGCTGTTCGAATTCTACATCTATTATGTATTACAGTTTCCACATCCGGGCGGCGCGCTGCCTATCATCCTGTTAGGCGTTCTGAGCGTACTCTCCTGCCAGTGTTTCGGCATCTTTGTCTTCGGGCTGATGCCTTCATTGCGCATGTCGATGAGTATCTGTTCGTTGTGGGGCGTGGTGAGTTTCTCCATCTGCGGAGCCACCTATCCGCTCTTCTCGATGGATTCACCGATCCAGGCTATCGGCCAGCTCTTCCCGATGCGCCACTATTATATGATTTACCAGATAAACATCTTCAATGGTTTCCCGATGGGCGATGCTGTGCTCCACTGGGGCGCAATGGTGCTGTTCTGTGCCCTGCCGATGCTCACTATCTGGAACATCAAGAAGGCAATGCTGGTATATAAATACTTACCGTAA
- a CDS encoding HlyD family secretion protein, producing MSKKSQHNNILLAVIGFTAVVILVGVIGFFTLEQKDDTIQGEVEVSEYRVSCKLPGRVVELRVQEGDYVHVGDTLAILEVPEMKSQEQMLQATNAAAEAMKDLTDAGARKEQIQGAYQLVQQAEAAATIAKKTYDRMQNLFNEGVISGQKRDEAYAAYKATEAQVAAARSQYDMAKNGAREQEKRMAANNTQASKSAVDVVKNLLKETVQVAQCEGEVSNVYPKVGELVGLGSPIMSISIMSDMWGTFNVREDHLKGLNKGDEFTAFVPAFNKDIKMKVYYLKDQGSYATWKATKDNGDYDRKTFEVKARPVTKLEGLRPGMSLIIK from the coding sequence ATGTCTAAGAAATCACAGCATAACAACATATTGCTCGCTGTAATCGGTTTTACAGCAGTAGTCATTCTCGTAGGCGTCATCGGTTTCTTCACTTTGGAACAGAAGGATGACACCATTCAGGGCGAGGTAGAAGTATCAGAATACAGAGTATCCTGCAAACTGCCGGGACGCGTAGTAGAGCTCCGCGTTCAGGAAGGCGATTACGTTCATGTGGGCGATACGCTCGCCATCCTCGAAGTGCCGGAAATGAAATCGCAGGAACAGATGCTCCAGGCTACCAACGCTGCAGCCGAGGCTATGAAGGACCTGACGGATGCAGGTGCACGCAAGGAGCAGATTCAGGGTGCTTACCAGTTGGTTCAGCAGGCTGAAGCTGCCGCAACTATCGCCAAAAAGACCTACGACCGCATGCAGAACCTCTTCAACGAGGGTGTAATCAGCGGTCAGAAGCGCGATGAGGCTTACGCAGCCTACAAGGCTACAGAGGCTCAGGTGGCTGCTGCCAGAAGTCAGTACGATATGGCGAAGAATGGCGCCCGCGAACAGGAGAAGCGCATGGCTGCCAACAACACCCAGGCTTCGAAGAGCGCTGTGGATGTAGTGAAGAATCTTCTGAAAGAGACCGTTCAGGTGGCTCAGTGCGAGGGCGAGGTTAGCAATGTCTATCCTAAGGTAGGTGAGCTGGTAGGTCTCGGCTCTCCTATCATGAGCATCTCTATCATGAGCGATATGTGGGGAACCTTCAATGTTCGCGAAGACCATCTCAAGGGTCTGAACAAGGGCGATGAGTTCACCGCTTTCGTTCCAGCCTTCAACAAGGACATCAAGATGAAGGTTTACTACCTGAAAGACCAGGGCTCTTACGCTACCTGGAAGGCAACCAAGGATAATGGCGACTACGACCGCAAGACATTCGAGGTGAAGGCCCGTCCTGTCACCAAGCTGGAGGGATTGCGCCCGGGAATGTCACTCATCATTAAATAA
- a CDS encoding TolC family protein, with amino-acid sequence MKKYITLIMLMGALIPAGAQAQTLSLDSCRAMALRNNKQLNASKLKKDVAYNMKKSARTKYLPKVDALGGYEWFSREISLLNDGQKSTFSNIGSTVTGGISGGASNLMSQLVSQGMITPEIAQQIGGLMNEKLGPLQQQGNALGEKLVDAFRTDTRNIWAGSVMVRQPIYMGGAIIAANKIADIGEQIAENDLDQQTQSTLYSIDQAYWLAVSLKQKQKLAISYRDLVKKLNEDVHKMIQQGVATKADGLKVDVKVNEAEMQITQAEDGLALSKMLLCQLCGIPMNQEITLADEDKETLALSGTPVDTEQQKVAAQDSAMNTRPELRMLQNALDISKEATNMVRAINLPHVMLTGGYMISNPNVFNGFQKKFTGVWNVGVMVHVPVWNWFDGAYKVRAAKAASNIAQMNLDDTREKIHLQITQSQFKVKEAQKKLNMAMKNIASADENLRCANLGFKEGVMEVTDVMAAQTAWQKAQSQKIDAEIDVKLTQVGLNKALGILQ; translated from the coding sequence ATGAAAAAATATATAACTCTTATCATGCTGATGGGAGCATTGATTCCTGCCGGGGCTCAGGCACAAACGCTGAGCCTTGACAGTTGCCGTGCCATGGCGCTGCGCAACAACAAGCAGCTCAATGCCTCGAAGCTCAAGAAAGACGTGGCGTACAACATGAAGAAATCGGCACGTACCAAATATCTTCCTAAAGTAGATGCTTTAGGCGGTTACGAATGGTTCAGCAGGGAGATTTCGCTGCTGAACGACGGTCAGAAATCAACATTCAGCAATATCGGCTCTACTGTTACCGGAGGAATATCGGGAGGAGCCAGCAATCTGATGAGCCAACTTGTAAGTCAGGGAATGATTACCCCGGAGATAGCCCAGCAGATAGGCGGACTGATGAATGAGAAACTGGGCCCCCTGCAGCAGCAAGGCAATGCGCTGGGAGAGAAACTGGTAGATGCTTTCCGCACCGACACCCGCAATATCTGGGCTGGAAGCGTGATGGTTCGCCAACCTATCTATATGGGAGGAGCCATCATTGCAGCCAACAAGATTGCCGACATCGGAGAGCAGATTGCAGAGAATGATCTCGACCAGCAGACCCAGAGCACGCTCTACAGCATAGACCAGGCTTACTGGCTCGCCGTTTCGCTGAAGCAGAAGCAGAAACTCGCCATCAGCTACCGCGACCTCGTAAAGAAACTGAACGAGGATGTTCATAAGATGATTCAGCAGGGAGTAGCCACCAAGGCAGACGGACTGAAGGTAGACGTGAAAGTGAACGAGGCTGAGATGCAGATTACCCAGGCAGAAGACGGACTCGCCCTGTCGAAGATGCTGCTCTGCCAGCTCTGCGGCATTCCGATGAACCAGGAAATCACACTTGCCGATGAAGATAAGGAAACCCTGGCTTTATCAGGAACTCCTGTTGACACCGAGCAGCAGAAAGTGGCAGCACAGGATTCGGCGATGAACACCCGTCCGGAACTCCGCATGCTGCAGAATGCGCTCGACATCTCCAAAGAAGCTACCAATATGGTTCGTGCCATCAATCTGCCTCACGTCATGCTGACAGGCGGCTACATGATTTCGAACCCGAACGTATTCAATGGTTTCCAGAAGAAGTTTACCGGAGTCTGGAACGTAGGCGTGATGGTTCATGTTCCGGTATGGAACTGGTTCGACGGCGCCTACAAGGTGAGAGCCGCCAAGGCTGCCAGCAATATCGCCCAGATGAACCTGGATGATACGAGAGAGAAGATTCATCTGCAGATTACCCAAAGCCAGTTTAAGGTAAAGGAAGCCCAGAAGAAGCTCAACATGGCAATGAAGAACATCGCCAGTGCAGATGAGAACCTGAGATGCGCCAACCTCGGTTTCAAGGAAGGCGTGATGGAGGTTACCGACGTGATGGCTGCACAGACTGCCTGGCAGAAAGCACAGAGCCAGAAGATTGATGCAGAAATCGACGTGAAGCTGACTCAGGTTGGGCTGAACAAGGCGCTCGGTATCCTGCAGTAA